A window of Pirellula sp. SH-Sr6A contains these coding sequences:
- the lspA gene encoding signal peptidase II: MRLILFLLLAVGGAGLDLWTKHQVFLWKGLPGEQEPFWIVEPFVGIETAVNMGALFGLGQGMGWLFSSLSIVAAIGIVYWLFVLQASRSLWLTVAMGLVMGGIIGNLYDRLAIPNLPAPWAGGVRDWILFRYRDYVWPNFNIADSVLVIGAVMLAIHSFRQEVPAAKVVLVSQTEPSSGGQSS, from the coding sequence ATGCGACTTATACTTTTTCTTTTGTTGGCCGTCGGTGGTGCCGGCTTGGACCTGTGGACGAAGCATCAAGTGTTTTTGTGGAAAGGGCTTCCGGGCGAGCAAGAGCCTTTTTGGATAGTGGAACCCTTTGTGGGAATCGAAACCGCCGTGAATATGGGCGCCTTGTTCGGGCTAGGGCAAGGCATGGGTTGGTTGTTTTCTTCTTTGTCCATCGTGGCTGCGATCGGGATAGTCTATTGGCTCTTTGTGCTACAGGCGAGTCGTTCGCTTTGGCTGACAGTGGCGATGGGATTGGTGATGGGGGGGATTATCGGGAATCTGTACGACCGATTAGCGATACCCAATTTACCAGCCCCATGGGCAGGAGGAGTACGCGATTGGATTCTGTTTCGCTATCGTGATTACGTGTGGCCAAACTTCAATATTGCGGACAGCGTCCTTGTCATCGGCGCCGTCATGCTGGCGATCCATTCCTTCCGGCAAGAGGTACCAGCGGCCAAAGTAGTCCTTGTTTCGCAGACGGAACCGAGCAGCGGTGGTCAAAGTTCCTAA
- a CDS encoding SH3 domain-containing protein — MRSSIVPIRSLCTAKQLVALSLLVSGWNGSSVQSVAWAQDRPQGSEGSESIRVVERFEQAQVRYVHAPKGLVKSGPSDGSYVTSTLPSGTRVEVYLETSNGWSGIRPPAGSHNWIPAPSAFLLPGGKTAEIVEENTAAWIGSTDPIAGEWKWQTALLKSQIVQVLGEQSQPSADGTRSLWYRIAPPQGEFRWIRTSQLSDVPSGLSEQSVAPSSASKKMSDSQVRLASHSETTEGKVVGSGVQQASAQRVVQESGDGEMVWSNEADAIAEAERLIREEQSVAMQDAPEGSLIVPGEVGVVPLESVEASMTPQQLAKAKRQQAAQHQVDSLKHWDALQTTDPKLRMKPLASVLGLVGFGIVEADRKPVRAQIATEHHQFRQDNLRYDSRMDSVGPAGYGRLDRLPRPGKGPRIRAPLGSDAIGAYSDNAPFGSESPYDESKPMLTRLWTADQPLFAGDPSGPSRAETLPAWSSREPIAGRPLVAAAPESEWHGIVPKTDSLAMEGDMAANSGGAQADFHTPEIQSAMLELSRIVSQPTERWELDRLRRQCEDWIERGDSAIVRGEARLLMERVDRFDSLRTRTLGNMMDPSRIASNALPREVIPASAIAPSVPAMPSEPSSSVQFAGHATVPEGGGVGSSGAGDASGWLVQVHGSLPGQPEYALTDDLGNVVTYVQSTAALNLRRYLQQPVVIRGQRGYIPSLAARQIVAESISRLR; from the coding sequence ATGAGGTCTTCGATCGTGCCCATTCGATCGCTGTGTACGGCGAAACAACTCGTTGCCCTTTCGTTGCTTGTCAGCGGTTGGAACGGTTCGTCAGTCCAATCCGTCGCCTGGGCTCAAGATAGGCCACAAGGATCGGAGGGCAGCGAGTCGATTCGTGTTGTCGAGCGATTTGAACAAGCGCAGGTGCGTTATGTGCATGCGCCCAAGGGGTTGGTGAAATCCGGACCGTCCGATGGATCGTATGTGACATCGACGCTTCCTTCCGGTACGCGCGTCGAAGTCTATCTGGAGACTTCCAATGGCTGGTCCGGGATTCGACCTCCCGCTGGCAGCCACAACTGGATTCCGGCTCCATCGGCATTTCTTCTGCCGGGGGGGAAGACGGCAGAGATAGTCGAGGAGAATACCGCAGCTTGGATTGGTTCTACGGATCCCATCGCCGGCGAATGGAAGTGGCAGACCGCACTTCTGAAATCCCAGATTGTTCAAGTGCTAGGGGAACAGTCCCAACCGTCTGCGGATGGTACAAGAAGTCTGTGGTACCGCATTGCGCCACCACAAGGTGAATTTAGGTGGATACGAACCTCCCAGCTCTCAGACGTCCCTTCTGGATTGTCGGAACAGTCAGTTGCACCTAGTTCTGCATCGAAGAAGATGTCCGATTCGCAAGTGCGGTTGGCATCGCATTCGGAGACGACCGAGGGAAAGGTTGTAGGATCAGGAGTTCAGCAAGCCAGTGCGCAGCGGGTGGTCCAAGAGAGTGGAGACGGAGAGATGGTTTGGAGCAATGAAGCCGACGCGATTGCGGAAGCGGAACGGCTGATCCGCGAAGAGCAATCCGTCGCGATGCAGGATGCACCGGAAGGAAGTCTCATTGTCCCGGGCGAAGTGGGAGTAGTGCCGCTCGAGTCGGTCGAGGCATCGATGACTCCCCAGCAATTAGCCAAAGCGAAGCGTCAACAAGCAGCCCAGCATCAAGTCGATTCGTTGAAGCATTGGGACGCGCTTCAGACGACCGATCCCAAGTTGCGTATGAAGCCGCTGGCAAGCGTTTTGGGGCTGGTGGGATTTGGTATCGTCGAAGCGGACCGGAAGCCTGTGCGCGCACAAATTGCCACCGAGCATCATCAGTTTCGTCAAGATAATCTCCGATACGATTCGCGAATGGATTCCGTGGGCCCGGCCGGTTATGGCAGGCTGGATCGGTTACCCCGACCTGGAAAGGGGCCGAGGATTCGCGCTCCGCTGGGAAGCGACGCTATCGGGGCCTACTCCGACAATGCACCATTTGGCAGCGAGTCGCCTTATGATGAAAGCAAGCCGATGCTCACGCGTTTGTGGACCGCGGACCAGCCATTATTTGCGGGAGATCCAAGTGGTCCCTCCCGTGCCGAGACACTCCCAGCGTGGAGTAGTCGAGAGCCAATAGCGGGGAGGCCTCTCGTCGCTGCTGCCCCTGAGAGCGAATGGCATGGAATCGTTCCGAAGACTGATAGTTTGGCAATGGAAGGGGACATGGCTGCAAACTCCGGAGGAGCACAAGCCGATTTTCATACGCCCGAGATTCAGTCGGCGATGCTGGAACTTTCCAGGATCGTCTCCCAGCCAACGGAGCGATGGGAATTGGATCGACTCCGTAGGCAATGCGAGGATTGGATCGAAAGAGGAGACTCCGCGATCGTACGAGGCGAGGCAAGGTTGTTGATGGAGCGGGTCGATCGTTTCGACTCCTTGCGCACCAGAACGCTGGGAAACATGATGGACCCTTCACGCATCGCGAGCAATGCGTTACCCCGAGAGGTGATTCCAGCTTCCGCGATTGCACCCTCGGTACCTGCGATGCCCTCGGAGCCTTCCTCGTCCGTTCAGTTTGCGGGGCATGCGACGGTCCCCGAGGGGGGCGGAGTTGGTTCGAGTGGAGCGGGAGATGCTTCGGGCTGGTTAGTGCAGGTGCATGGCAGTTTGCCAGGCCAACCAGAGTATGCGCTGACCGATGACCTTGGCAACGTGGTAACCTATGTGCAATCGACTGCCGCGTTGAATCTTCGACGTTACTTGCAGCAGCCGGTCGTGATTCGCGGGCAACGAGGCTACATTCCTTCCTTGGCGGCAAGGCAAATCGTTGCGGAGAGTATTTCGCGATTGCGCTAG
- a CDS encoding PH domain-containing protein, which translates to MKERGGTLNLPHEEPETVANPPRVERPDPALLTYYILCSFLSFVGVVLVLPLMWVRFSTLRYQLESTGIRMQVGWLFRREVVVAFRRIQDIQISSNVVQRWLGIYSVSIQTASGNAMPEIVIEGVREPEAVRDWLYARTRGATVAKKLGSLTKETDGNSVSREEVLQVLREIRDSLDAIAETTPTPGNKASGT; encoded by the coding sequence ATGAAAGAAAGAGGAGGGACATTGAACTTGCCGCACGAAGAGCCCGAAACGGTCGCAAATCCGCCCCGCGTTGAACGCCCCGACCCTGCACTTTTGACCTACTACATTCTTTGTAGTTTCCTGAGTTTTGTCGGGGTTGTTTTGGTGCTCCCTCTCATGTGGGTTCGTTTTAGCACTCTGCGATACCAGTTGGAGTCTACGGGAATTCGCATGCAGGTAGGGTGGTTGTTTCGGCGGGAGGTCGTCGTCGCGTTTCGTCGCATTCAAGATATTCAGATCTCGAGCAACGTGGTCCAGCGGTGGCTCGGTATTTACTCCGTAAGCATTCAGACTGCATCGGGTAATGCAATGCCTGAAATCGTGATCGAGGGCGTCCGCGAGCCAGAGGCTGTGAGGGATTGGTTGTATGCCAGAACGAGGGGGGCGACCGTTGCAAAAAAGCTTGGTTCCTTGACGAAGGAAACCGATGGGAACTCCGTCTCTCGCGAGGAGGTGTTGCAGGTCTTGCGAGAGATTCGGGACTCACTCGACGCGATCGCAGAGACCACGCCAACTCCTGGAAACAAAGCGAGCGGAACATGA
- a CDS encoding HEAT repeat domain-containing protein: MGKRIQRTVEPIQLDVDWLLGKRADPRLRLRTRRSWFARLPMVSLGILAVFGFIVAWPSLSNRWLLQELRRALATSNGTDESLGLIVALNELGATSTKAMVEQLDSNEPQHRLAAYQLLHDRVHSAERSEEWLQSCLSLVTELAGAKLSSHESMSLRDRLSSEVLGRLEDRGSSDSVERARAMCRSILAVQSSPAMLATSSIPTAYDPPKNAMPASLGLEPGVGAKVASVEADRDIPLPRLPQPSMTTPLTTLLPAPAITSPTWPLQGASPLQADHGTVVDEVHSIASNPLRGAQVMLVSSGGAASPVGETHSQRADGMDLAGLESLSLENLFTLLSSTQERRVRMVCDELFRRGVPTEIVEIAIDMARGDSNTQLEAMEQAVRGRPINPVPLLAWMAQSHDRTVRHRAITLLGAMQDRDAHLKLRSLFQREPDKQLQQMIQQALVAGTGSHRGSVP; this comes from the coding sequence ATGGGCAAACGAATCCAACGGACGGTGGAACCGATTCAGCTTGACGTCGATTGGCTCCTTGGAAAACGAGCGGATCCAAGGCTTCGTTTGCGTACGCGCCGAAGCTGGTTTGCTCGGCTGCCAATGGTCTCCCTGGGAATCCTTGCCGTTTTTGGTTTCATCGTTGCCTGGCCGAGTCTGTCGAATCGATGGTTGCTCCAAGAATTGCGCCGCGCCTTGGCAACTTCGAATGGGACCGATGAATCGCTGGGTTTGATCGTTGCTCTCAATGAGCTAGGGGCGACGAGCACCAAAGCTATGGTGGAGCAACTCGATAGCAACGAGCCCCAGCATCGACTTGCCGCGTATCAGTTGCTCCACGACCGAGTTCATTCGGCAGAGCGCTCCGAAGAATGGTTGCAGTCGTGCTTAAGCTTGGTGACCGAACTTGCGGGTGCCAAGCTATCGTCCCATGAATCGATGAGTCTGCGAGATCGATTGAGTTCCGAAGTCTTGGGTCGATTGGAGGATCGCGGTTCAAGCGACTCAGTCGAACGCGCCAGGGCGATGTGTCGGTCAATCTTGGCCGTGCAATCGTCTCCCGCGATGCTCGCCACGAGTTCCATCCCAACCGCATACGATCCGCCGAAAAATGCAATGCCCGCTTCGTTAGGGTTGGAGCCTGGGGTCGGAGCGAAAGTGGCATCGGTCGAGGCTGATCGCGATATCCCTCTCCCGCGGTTGCCTCAACCTTCCATGACGACGCCGCTGACAACATTGTTGCCAGCACCTGCGATAACCTCACCAACGTGGCCGTTGCAGGGAGCCTCTCCTTTGCAGGCGGATCACGGCACAGTGGTAGACGAAGTCCATTCGATCGCTTCGAACCCACTGCGAGGTGCCCAGGTAATGCTGGTGTCGAGTGGAGGGGCTGCAAGTCCCGTGGGGGAGACGCATTCGCAACGCGCCGATGGCATGGACTTGGCAGGGCTCGAAAGCCTATCGCTCGAGAATTTGTTCACCCTATTAAGCAGCACGCAAGAGCGTCGCGTCCGCATGGTTTGCGATGAACTGTTTCGACGAGGAGTGCCTACGGAGATCGTGGAGATCGCGATCGATATGGCTCGAGGTGATTCCAATACTCAGCTGGAGGCGATGGAGCAAGCGGTACGCGGGAGACCGATCAACCCGGTACCACTTTTGGCGTGGATGGCTCAAAGCCACGATCGAACTGTTCGGCATCGTGCGATCACGCTCTTGGGAGCGATGCAAGATCGCGATGCCCATCTCAAGCTTCGATCTCTATTTCAACGCGAACCGGATAAACAATTGCAGCAAATGATCCAGCAAGCCTTGGTGGCCGGTACTGGGTCGCATCGAGGGAGTGTTCCATGA
- a CDS encoding PH domain-containing protein has protein sequence MKDTGAVHVACEWCYRGVWAVLTSWFCLPRQPNQIEFGDGHSVVVMRPSEAYLSYRKFQFWIGLVLIDVILIGLWIATIVVAPWIGILTAPLWIVVIVLPDILAYVAIHLRYDTTWYALSDRSLRIRRGIWTIHETTITFANIQNVNVSQGPLQRWFGFSNLIVSTAGGGGSEAAVAMGGHVGLLEGLENAQALKDQILRHSQINAGLGDEEVEVDPVWGGEGVPISGKGAWDRELFRALQDVRDAAKRCKERMVGS, from the coding sequence ATGAAGGATACGGGCGCGGTGCATGTGGCGTGCGAATGGTGTTATCGCGGCGTGTGGGCGGTGTTGACAAGTTGGTTTTGTCTGCCGCGTCAGCCGAATCAAATCGAGTTCGGAGACGGGCATTCCGTCGTCGTCATGCGTCCATCGGAAGCGTATTTGAGTTATCGAAAGTTCCAATTTTGGATCGGTTTGGTTCTTATCGATGTTATTCTGATTGGGCTCTGGATTGCGACGATCGTCGTGGCACCTTGGATTGGGATTTTGACAGCTCCTCTATGGATCGTCGTGATTGTATTGCCGGATATTCTGGCGTACGTGGCGATCCATTTGCGATACGACACGACATGGTACGCGCTTTCGGATCGCAGTCTGCGCATCCGACGCGGCATTTGGACGATTCACGAGACCACGATTACTTTTGCGAACATTCAGAATGTGAATGTGTCGCAAGGTCCCCTGCAAAGATGGTTCGGGTTTTCCAATCTGATTGTTTCGACAGCGGGAGGGGGTGGTTCCGAAGCTGCCGTAGCGATGGGGGGACATGTTGGGTTGTTGGAAGGGTTGGAGAACGCGCAGGCGTTAAAAGATCAAATACTCCGTCATAGTCAGATCAATGCGGGGCTTGGTGATGAGGAAGTAGAAGTGGATCCCGTGTGGGGGGGTGAGGGAGTCCCTATCTCCGGGAAGGGAGCATGGGATCGTGAACTGTTTCGTGCGCTCCAGGATGTTCGCGATGCGGCGAAACGGTGCAAAGAGCGAATGGTGGGTTCGTAG